From Candidatus Pedobacter colombiensis, one genomic window encodes:
- a CDS encoding two-component regulator propeller domain-containing protein: MSKVFTCLVIFLAFSISTCLSQTTPPAIKYLGIEDGLSNNVVNSLYIDHFGFVWMGTYDGLNRYDGYNFKVFRNNWAGDNSLINNHITVLNGDDLNRIWVGTQKGISYYSYADSRFHKLIYLENGKKHTLFAAVNAIAINSSSDVFVATDDGLFVLNKGQVNAERISLVKNKIPGVKAICTDDNGKLWLFVKDHGLCLFDTTSKKIKWIRTDLKNITYLLNDHGKLLWIGTEKGLLQYDKTTNSLSQSEGYPEHDNIMNLMLDKQQKLWISTDGGGVVVYDTKSKYADRLPVGKEKGFLSSNSAAQVYEDKESRKWIATLRGGINIIDQQSTQFQSIKKDPLKSNSLVNNFVLSFGEDEHKNVWIGTDGGGLSVWNRKKNTFINYVKTNNPGSLKSNFVTSILNDADNNIWVASFSGGIDRFDKQNGGFVHYSCYNEMKGAEEVNLWKLYQDRNKNIWAGTTRGGALYKYNKQKDKFELFDASLQDIHTLFQDSKGQLWGGNYTDLIRIDVLNKKHQFIKVNFAVRAIVEDAKQNLWIGTEGGGLIQYNPVTGKTKRYLQKDGLPSNSVLNILRDRKDNLWCSTYNGLSKFNICEDKFKNYYTSDGLSSNQFNYNASLKLSDGTFLFGGIDGFNFFHPDSIKENKRIPKIVLTDFRINNIPLDQDSHYRNVSVVNLNKIAIPHNAAVISVNYAAIEFSFQDQISYAYYLEGWDRDWNYVNKLNTIYYSRLNEGNYKLHIKSTDTEGAWSNNEKIIAIRILPPWYRSWWAYCIYALFFSAVYYIFQAYRSKQRNLKHEVEIANLKMEREKDLNERKLNFFTNISHELRTPLTLIVNPIKDILNIKEQGQEKNDLNVVYRNSRRLLSLVDQLLLFRKTESENDVLNVVKINLFKFAHEIFLCFSYLAKQNNIAYQFECEDEELNIYGDRDKLEITFFNLLSNALKFTSKGGFVKFKISKLGEQVKIEVSDSGPGIPEGVGEKLFDKFYKVSGNESLKMGFGIGLYLVKNFVELHHGKISFLSNEPAGTTFLIEMPVGVADGLMENNVSDKELIYVNELMPDEEQEDEKNDHVGNLELLISDLHTILVIDDNTEIIDYIRQIFQDRFKIYKATDGLDGLRKCIAFLPDIVISDINMEGLNGIELCRQVKEDPALNHIPVILLTADPSPEVKLKGTEAGAYDFVTKPFDKELFTAKINGIIKNRANLQSYFYNEITLKSDTDKVSQEDKGFLQKCVTIIEDNLTEDQFSVKTLASDLGMSHSNLYKRIKSTSGQSVNGFVRFIRLRKAAELLINTNLNINEAACRVGINDIKYFREQFQKLFKLTPSEFVKKHRKTFHKYYNINSRVLEN, from the coding sequence ATGAGCAAGGTTTTCACCTGTCTGGTGATTTTTTTAGCATTTAGTATAAGCACGTGCTTGTCTCAAACAACGCCACCAGCGATAAAATATCTGGGCATAGAAGATGGCCTGTCCAATAATGTCGTCAACTCTTTATACATTGATCATTTTGGTTTCGTCTGGATGGGGACTTATGATGGACTGAATCGTTATGACGGCTATAATTTTAAAGTGTTTAGAAATAACTGGGCAGGCGACAATTCTCTGATTAATAATCATATTACGGTTTTAAACGGAGACGATCTAAACAGGATCTGGGTTGGTACCCAAAAAGGCATCTCATATTACAGTTATGCCGACTCCAGATTTCACAAGTTGATTTACCTTGAAAATGGTAAGAAGCACACACTATTTGCTGCAGTTAATGCCATCGCGATCAATTCAAGTTCAGATGTCTTTGTAGCTACTGATGACGGCCTGTTCGTGCTCAATAAGGGACAAGTCAATGCGGAAAGGATCTCGTTGGTGAAAAACAAGATACCTGGCGTGAAAGCCATTTGTACCGATGATAATGGTAAACTATGGCTTTTTGTAAAAGACCACGGTCTTTGTTTATTTGATACTACAAGCAAAAAAATAAAGTGGATAAGGACTGACCTGAAGAATATAACTTATCTATTAAACGATCATGGAAAATTGTTATGGATTGGTACCGAAAAAGGACTTTTGCAATACGATAAAACTACAAATAGCCTCAGTCAGAGCGAAGGTTATCCGGAGCATGATAATATCATGAATCTAATGTTAGATAAACAGCAGAAGCTTTGGATATCTACTGATGGTGGTGGTGTTGTGGTTTATGATACAAAATCCAAATATGCAGATCGTTTGCCGGTAGGTAAAGAAAAGGGCTTTTTAAGTAGTAATTCTGCAGCCCAGGTTTATGAAGACAAGGAATCGAGAAAATGGATCGCCACATTAAGAGGCGGGATTAATATCATTGATCAGCAGAGTACGCAGTTTCAAAGCATTAAGAAAGATCCTTTGAAAAGTAATTCGCTGGTTAACAATTTTGTGCTTTCATTTGGAGAGGATGAGCATAAGAACGTTTGGATTGGAACGGATGGTGGAGGTTTGAGCGTGTGGAACCGTAAAAAGAATACCTTCATAAACTATGTAAAAACCAATAATCCAGGCTCACTTAAAAGCAATTTTGTAACCAGTATCCTGAATGATGCCGATAATAATATTTGGGTAGCCAGCTTTAGTGGTGGTATTGATCGTTTTGATAAACAGAATGGTGGATTTGTACATTACAGTTGTTATAATGAAATGAAAGGGGCTGAGGAAGTAAACCTTTGGAAACTTTATCAGGATCGCAATAAGAACATCTGGGCAGGTACCACAAGAGGCGGGGCCTTATATAAGTACAATAAACAGAAAGATAAATTTGAGCTTTTTGATGCTAGTCTGCAGGATATACACACCTTATTTCAGGATTCTAAGGGGCAGCTCTGGGGCGGCAATTATACCGACTTGATCCGGATAGATGTTTTGAATAAAAAACATCAGTTCATCAAGGTAAATTTTGCCGTGCGAGCCATTGTCGAAGATGCTAAGCAAAACCTGTGGATTGGAACAGAGGGGGGCGGCCTGATTCAATATAATCCTGTAACAGGCAAAACTAAGAGGTATCTTCAAAAAGATGGATTACCCAGTAACTCCGTGCTAAACATACTGAGAGATAGGAAAGATAACTTATGGTGCAGTACCTATAATGGTCTGTCAAAGTTTAACATTTGCGAAGACAAATTTAAAAACTACTATACGTCGGATGGCTTATCTAGTAATCAGTTTAATTACAATGCTTCGCTTAAACTCAGCGATGGGACATTCCTTTTTGGAGGAATTGATGGCTTTAATTTCTTTCACCCAGATAGTATAAAAGAAAATAAACGCATCCCAAAAATTGTATTGACAGACTTCAGGATAAACAATATTCCCCTTGATCAGGATTCCCATTATCGCAATGTATCTGTTGTAAACCTGAACAAAATAGCTATACCCCATAATGCGGCCGTGATATCAGTTAATTATGCAGCTATAGAATTTTCTTTTCAAGACCAGATCTCTTATGCTTATTATCTGGAGGGCTGGGACAGAGATTGGAACTATGTGAATAAGCTAAATACGATTTACTATTCGAGATTAAACGAAGGCAACTATAAACTCCACATTAAAAGTACAGATACCGAAGGTGCCTGGAGTAATAATGAAAAAATTATAGCCATTAGGATCTTGCCGCCCTGGTACCGTAGCTGGTGGGCTTATTGCATTTATGCCTTATTCTTTTCAGCTGTTTATTACATTTTCCAAGCCTATAGAAGCAAGCAAAGAAATTTAAAGCATGAAGTGGAAATTGCAAACCTGAAAATGGAACGCGAGAAGGATTTGAACGAAAGGAAGCTTAATTTTTTTACCAATATTTCACATGAGCTGAGAACACCTTTAACATTGATCGTAAATCCAATCAAGGACATTTTAAACATCAAGGAGCAAGGTCAGGAAAAAAATGATTTAAATGTAGTTTACCGCAATTCAAGGCGTTTATTGAGTTTGGTCGATCAACTGCTCTTGTTCAGAAAGACAGAGAGTGAAAACGATGTTTTGAATGTAGTCAAAATTAATTTATTCAAGTTTGCTCATGAAATTTTCCTTTGCTTCAGTTATCTGGCCAAACAAAACAATATAGCTTACCAGTTCGAATGTGAGGATGAAGAACTCAATATATATGGCGATCGTGATAAGCTGGAAATTACCTTTTTCAATTTGCTGTCGAATGCATTAAAATTTACCTCCAAGGGTGGCTTTGTTAAGTTTAAAATTTCGAAACTTGGCGAGCAGGTAAAAATTGAGGTGAGTGACAGCGGGCCAGGCATACCCGAAGGAGTTGGCGAAAAACTCTTTGATAAGTTCTACAAAGTGTCCGGTAATGAATCGCTTAAAATGGGCTTTGGAATAGGTCTTTACCTGGTTAAAAATTTTGTAGAACTCCATCATGGTAAGATCAGTTTTTTATCCAACGAACCTGCGGGTACCACCTTTTTGATCGAAATGCCGGTTGGTGTTGCTGATGGGCTAATGGAAAACAATGTTTCCGATAAAGAATTGATCTATGTGAACGAATTGATGCCTGATGAAGAGCAGGAAGATGAAAAAAATGATCATGTAGGCAATCTGGAATTACTGATATCTGATCTGCATACGATTCTGGTGATAGATGACAATACAGAAATTATAGATTACATCAGGCAGATTTTTCAGGATAGGTTTAAGATCTATAAAGCAACCGACGGCCTTGATGGTTTAAGGAAGTGCATCGCATTTCTGCCAGATATCGTAATCTCAGATATAAATATGGAGGGGCTTAACGGTATTGAACTTTGTCGACAGGTTAAGGAAGACCCGGCGCTAAACCATATTCCAGTTATTTTATTAACAGCTGATCCAAGTCCGGAGGTTAAACTGAAGGGCACAGAGGCAGGAGCTTACGATTTTGTAACCAAGCCATTTGATAAGGAACTGTTTACCGCTAAGATTAATGGAATCATTAAAAACCGCGCCAACCTTCAATCGTACTTCTATAATGAAATTACACTCAAGTCTGATACAGATAAGGTTTCGCAGGAAGACAAAGGTTTCCTGCAAAAATGTGTGACCATTATTGAAGATAATTTGACTGAAGATCAGTTTAGCGTTAAAACCTTAGCTTCAGACCTTGGTATGAGCCATTCTAACCTATATAAGAGAATAAAATCTACTTCCGGGCAGTCGGTTAATGGCTTTGTCCGTTTTATCCGCTTGCGTAAAGCCGCAGAACTGCTAATCAACACCAATCTGAATATTAACGAGGCAGCTTGCAGGGTCGGCATAAATGACATTAAATATTTCAGAGAACAGTTTCAAAAGCTTTTCAAGCTAACCCCTTCTGAGTTTGTAAAGAAACACCGTAAAACATTTCATAAATATTATAACATCAACTCGAGAGTTTTAGAAAACTGA
- a CDS encoding glycoside hydrolase family 88 protein, whose product MNKTLRFFTKPFLFVFAVLFSGQLCLGQQTKIITIASNGWANNSINAVIFRKNSLITSDGYQYAAYYDSDQNLMLAKRKTGSSTWIVEKTAYKGDAADAHKSISITVDGAGILHVTWGQHDNSLNYARAVSAGSLKLGDKLHMVSDKESKVSYPEFYKLVNGDLLFFYRDGGSGNGNLMINRYDVRSQTWHRVQDGMINGEGKRNAYWQMAVDGAGTLHLSWVWRESPDVASNHDICYAKSSDGGMTWQKSTGERYQLPITASNAEYAVKIPQKSELINQTSMYADAKGRVFIVSYWNDQPGGIPQYHLVFNDGQKWKVNGLSFRKTAFSLSGGGTKKIPISRPQIIVWPNVSGYGAGILFRDAERGNKASIAVNQDIDTDKWKVTDLTSKSLGDWEPTYDTELWKDKTVLNLYVQNVTQVDGEGKANAEPSPVQVLEWKPEAQPGLPSKAEVLKMIDKANGYWQSQNKPEVRSFWDNAAYHTGNMEVVALTGNESYRKYSEDWANHNQWMGAKSTDKSQWKYKYGETDDDVLFGDWQICFQTYIDLYHLKPEEYKIARAKEVMGYQMSTPLNDYWWWADGLYMVMPVMTKLYKTTGDQQYLDKLYEYFAYANSIMYDKDAKLYYRDAKYVYPKHKSANGKKDFWARGDGWVFAGLAKVLKDLPLNDPHRKEYVMKYTGMANAILNSQQEDGYWTRSILDPEHAPGPETSGTAFFTYGLLWGINNGYLKEKTFLPAALKGWNFLVNTALQENGKVGYVQPIGEKAIPGQIVDANSTANFGVGAFLLANCELYRYLDK is encoded by the coding sequence ATGAATAAAACGCTCCGGTTTTTCACAAAGCCATTTCTGTTTGTATTTGCAGTACTTTTCTCTGGTCAGCTATGCCTGGGACAGCAAACTAAAATCATTACCATTGCATCCAATGGATGGGCAAACAACTCCATTAATGCCGTTATCTTTAGAAAGAATTCATTAATTACTTCGGATGGGTACCAATATGCCGCTTATTACGATTCAGATCAAAACCTGATGCTTGCAAAGCGAAAAACAGGTAGTTCTACCTGGATTGTCGAAAAAACAGCTTATAAAGGTGATGCTGCCGATGCCCACAAATCAATCAGCATTACAGTTGATGGAGCCGGAATCCTTCATGTTACCTGGGGACAGCACGACAACTCTCTGAATTATGCTCGGGCTGTTAGCGCAGGTTCCTTAAAGCTAGGCGACAAACTTCACATGGTTTCAGATAAAGAAAGCAAGGTAAGTTACCCGGAGTTCTATAAGCTGGTGAATGGAGATTTACTTTTTTTCTACCGTGACGGTGGATCGGGAAATGGAAATTTGATGATTAACCGTTATGATGTGCGCAGCCAGACTTGGCACCGTGTACAGGATGGAATGATTAACGGCGAAGGGAAACGCAACGCCTATTGGCAGATGGCAGTTGATGGGGCCGGAACATTGCATTTATCCTGGGTTTGGCGGGAAAGTCCGGATGTTGCCAGTAATCACGATATCTGCTATGCTAAATCATCTGATGGCGGGATGACCTGGCAAAAATCAACAGGAGAACGTTATCAGCTGCCCATTACAGCTTCAAATGCAGAGTATGCAGTAAAGATTCCACAAAAAAGCGAGCTGATCAATCAAACCTCGATGTATGCAGATGCAAAAGGAAGAGTATTTATTGTCAGCTACTGGAACGATCAGCCCGGTGGTATTCCTCAGTACCACCTTGTTTTTAACGATGGGCAAAAGTGGAAAGTAAACGGTTTGTCTTTCAGAAAAACAGCATTTAGCCTAAGCGGTGGAGGTACAAAAAAAATACCCATATCCAGGCCTCAGATTATTGTATGGCCCAATGTAAGTGGATATGGAGCAGGCATCCTGTTTAGGGATGCAGAACGAGGCAACAAAGCATCTATCGCAGTTAATCAGGATATCGATACCGATAAATGGAAAGTCACCGATTTAACTTCAAAATCTCTTGGCGATTGGGAGCCGACCTATGATACTGAACTTTGGAAGGATAAAACCGTGTTAAATCTTTATGTACAAAACGTAACACAGGTGGATGGCGAGGGTAAGGCAAATGCTGAACCAAGTCCGGTGCAAGTCCTCGAATGGAAACCTGAAGCACAGCCAGGCTTACCCTCGAAAGCGGAAGTGCTAAAGATGATTGACAAAGCTAATGGCTACTGGCAAAGCCAGAACAAGCCAGAGGTCCGGTCTTTCTGGGACAATGCGGCTTATCATACAGGGAATATGGAGGTGGTCGCTTTAACTGGTAATGAAAGCTATCGTAAATATTCTGAAGATTGGGCCAACCACAATCAATGGATGGGGGCGAAATCCACTGATAAAAGCCAATGGAAATATAAATATGGAGAAACGGATGATGATGTCCTGTTCGGCGACTGGCAAATCTGCTTCCAAACTTATATTGATTTATATCACTTAAAGCCAGAAGAATATAAAATTGCCCGGGCTAAAGAGGTTATGGGATATCAAATGAGCACACCTTTAAACGATTACTGGTGGTGGGCCGATGGTTTATATATGGTGATGCCCGTTATGACCAAACTCTACAAAACAACAGGAGATCAGCAATACCTGGATAAATTATATGAATATTTTGCGTACGCCAACAGCATAATGTACGATAAGGATGCGAAGCTTTACTACCGTGATGCCAAATACGTGTACCCGAAGCACAAAAGTGCAAATGGGAAAAAGGACTTTTGGGCCAGGGGCGATGGATGGGTATTTGCTGGATTGGCCAAAGTACTGAAAGATTTACCCTTAAACGATCCGCATCGAAAGGAATATGTGATGAAATATACAGGCATGGCCAATGCCATTTTGAACAGTCAGCAAGAGGATGGGTATTGGACACGGAGTATCCTTGATCCTGAACATGCACCTGGACCTGAAACAAGCGGAACCGCTTTTTTTACATATGGCTTGCTATGGGGTATTAACAATGGTTACCTAAAAGAAAAAACGTTTTTGCCTGCCGCGCTTAAAGGCTGGAACTTTCTGGTAAATACGGCCCTACAGGAAAATGGGAAAGTCGGCTATGTACAGCCAATAGGTGAAAAGGCAATTCCCGGACAAATTGTAGATGCAAATTCGACTGCAAATTTTGGTGTAGGAGCTTTTCTGCTGGCCAATTGTGAATTATATCGTTACCTGGATAAATAA
- a CDS encoding DUF2264 domain-containing protein — MKHLYHKAVLICLVLLSFATVSIGQKKVKELSDRQFWLQQLDKMAKPVLYNLAKDSLRLNMPQVTSVHIDNKEHRIKVQYVEVLGRVLSGIAPWLQLEGGDASEVALRKQYREWAIQGLKNSLDSNAKDFMNYDIGGQQLVDASYVALAFIRAPWLWEHLDKKNQELMMKSIATTRKFKPVFSNWLLFSAMNEVFLARFGYSWDPMRVDYALQQMEQWYVGDGMYKDGNTYAFDYYNSYVIHPYLATIAGIIGERTKDYNSMFDKIRKRNERYAIIQERLINTDGTYPATGRSIIYRGGAFHHLADMAWRKALPGQLSPEQVRCALTAVIKKTLESPATYKNGWLTIGLYGAQPNLGDFYNNQGSPYLCSNIFLPLGLPASDPFWSNPAAKWSAQKIWSGEDFPNDHSVDLK, encoded by the coding sequence ATGAAACATCTTTATCACAAAGCGGTGCTGATCTGCCTTGTCCTGTTGTCATTTGCAACAGTGTCAATAGGACAAAAAAAAGTAAAGGAATTATCGGATCGGCAGTTTTGGCTGCAGCAGTTAGATAAAATGGCTAAGCCCGTTTTGTATAATCTGGCTAAAGATAGTTTGCGTTTGAATATGCCGCAGGTGACTTCTGTACACATCGACAATAAAGAACATCGCATTAAAGTTCAGTATGTTGAAGTTTTAGGTAGGGTTTTAAGTGGGATAGCGCCATGGTTGCAGCTTGAGGGTGGCGATGCAAGCGAAGTTGCGCTTAGAAAACAATATCGGGAATGGGCTATACAAGGACTCAAAAACTCGCTTGATTCGAATGCCAAGGATTTTATGAATTATGACATTGGCGGTCAGCAACTTGTTGATGCCTCATATGTTGCACTGGCTTTTATCCGTGCACCATGGTTATGGGAACATCTCGATAAAAAGAACCAGGAACTGATGATGAAATCTATCGCAACCACCCGGAAGTTTAAACCGGTATTTTCAAACTGGCTACTCTTCTCGGCAATGAACGAGGTCTTTTTAGCCAGATTTGGGTATAGCTGGGATCCAATGCGTGTAGATTATGCACTACAGCAAATGGAGCAATGGTATGTTGGCGATGGCATGTATAAGGACGGCAATACTTATGCCTTCGATTATTACAACAGTTACGTTATTCACCCTTACCTGGCCACAATTGCCGGGATCATTGGCGAAAGAACGAAAGATTACAATAGCATGTTCGATAAAATCAGGAAACGGAATGAGCGTTATGCGATAATTCAGGAACGTTTAATCAATACCGATGGAACTTACCCGGCTACTGGTCGATCTATTATTTATCGTGGCGGAGCCTTTCACCATCTGGCTGATATGGCCTGGAGGAAAGCCTTGCCAGGGCAGTTAAGCCCCGAACAGGTACGATGTGCCCTAACTGCGGTGATTAAAAAAACTTTGGAAAGTCCTGCAACCTATAAAAATGGTTGGTTAACTATTGGTCTTTATGGTGCCCAGCCCAATCTTGGTGATTTCTACAACAACCAGGGGAGCCCATACCTATGTAGCAATATTTTCCTGCCATTAGGTTTACCAGCCAGCGATCCCTTCTGGTCAAATCCGGCAGCCAAATGGAGCGCACAAAAAATCTGGTCGGGAGAAGATTTTCCCAATGATCATAGTGTCGACCTGAAATAA
- a CDS encoding TonB-dependent receptor, whose product MMNMNVNRLHAQTAGTEVIGVILDANGQPIPGATIKNQSTAKVAISDGNGRYRIVVTKGETLVYSFIGYTTKSVVVGTQAQISVTLDEASDKMLNDVVVIGYGTQKRSDVTGSVVSVPKARLSQLPVTNVLQAIEGAVAGVNVTTSSSVPGSQPSVLIRGRNSINADSGPYVVVDGIPLTKTGGSLNDINPNDIASVEILKDASATAIYGTNGTNGVILVTTKRGVLGKPVIRYSGYAGFDNLAHILKPRTGEEYVQKYADFLKQTGQVQTRPVPNIGELPAYNAGTTTDWVKEATQQGIMQDHNVSISGGTPDVKYFISGDYLDQKGVIKGYQFNRVALRSNLDLNVTSFLTIGTSLFLTSNNYDGGRANLLLATAMSPYGQLYNADGTYAIYPMNPEQLYVNPLLGLTTTKISRTTNINGNGYAEIKFPGVLTGLKYRLNGGYTYFPERRGSYTGRKANDMIGTASSFNASTNSYTIENILTYTKDIEKHHFDFTALYSSQERKYNSTTAGASGFINDELGLDNIAAGATQTSGAYRDRYGLNSQMGRLFYSYDSRYLLTLTARRDGSSVFGSKADKYGIFPSAAIGWNITNEDFMKNVTLLNNLKLRLSYGKTGNEAVSVYRTITTDVTGRSPFNGISTIGVLAGNLGNNALHWESTKTANIGLDFSILKSRISGTIEAYQNKTTGLLLNRSLPIITGYTQVLDNIGKTSNKGLEITLNTQNVAGKDFKWETTIVFATNRNKITDLYGDGKDDVGNRWFIGHPISVVYDYRMTGVWQTGEDVSKQDPTAKPGSLKFADLNGDGKITGDDKEILGQTTPKWTGGLTNTFHYKNINLSVLIQTAQGMVKNNVDLTYGDETGRRNTPAEIGYWTPENQSQTRPALSYNNTLGYGYASNASYTRIKDATLSYVFPQSVLDKLHLGGLTVYASGRNLYTFTKWVGWDPESLQTSRGIINTNTGEDWTNNYPLTRTFVFGLNVSLR is encoded by the coding sequence ATGATGAATATGAACGTGAACCGGCTGCATGCGCAAACTGCAGGCACAGAAGTTATAGGTGTTATTCTGGATGCGAATGGCCAACCCATTCCAGGGGCTACTATAAAAAATCAATCGACGGCTAAAGTGGCCATTTCAGATGGAAATGGCCGGTATAGAATTGTGGTAACCAAAGGCGAAACTCTGGTTTATAGTTTTATAGGCTATACCACCAAATCAGTTGTAGTGGGCACCCAAGCCCAAATCAGCGTTACGCTTGACGAGGCCTCAGATAAAATGCTGAACGATGTGGTTGTAATTGGCTATGGTACGCAGAAAAGATCTGACGTGACCGGCTCTGTAGTTTCTGTGCCTAAGGCGCGGTTATCCCAGTTGCCGGTTACCAACGTACTACAAGCCATTGAAGGAGCTGTAGCTGGTGTAAATGTTACTACATCATCTTCCGTACCAGGTAGTCAGCCTTCGGTTTTAATTCGGGGGCGGAATTCCATTAATGCCGATAGTGGCCCTTATGTTGTGGTAGATGGAATACCTCTGACTAAAACAGGCGGCTCTTTAAATGACATCAATCCGAATGATATTGCTTCAGTCGAGATCCTTAAGGATGCAAGTGCTACTGCAATTTATGGTACCAATGGTACAAACGGGGTAATCCTGGTTACAACAAAAAGGGGCGTATTAGGTAAACCGGTAATTCGTTATAGTGGTTATGCTGGTTTTGATAACCTGGCGCACATTTTAAAACCACGTACTGGTGAAGAATATGTACAAAAGTATGCCGATTTCCTTAAGCAAACCGGACAGGTACAAACCAGGCCAGTGCCTAATATTGGTGAGCTACCCGCTTATAATGCGGGTACGACAACAGATTGGGTAAAAGAAGCAACCCAACAGGGGATAATGCAGGATCATAATGTGAGCATATCGGGTGGTACACCGGATGTCAAATACTTTATTTCAGGTGATTATCTGGATCAAAAAGGTGTGATTAAAGGCTACCAGTTTAATCGTGTGGCCTTACGCTCCAATCTGGATCTCAATGTGACCAGCTTTTTAACCATAGGAACATCTTTGTTTTTAACCAGCAACAATTATGATGGTGGAAGAGCAAATCTTTTATTGGCAACTGCGATGAGTCCGTATGGACAATTATATAATGCCGACGGTACTTATGCCATTTACCCGATGAACCCTGAGCAGCTCTATGTAAACCCGCTTCTGGGTTTAACGACCACTAAGATCAGCAGAACCACAAACATCAACGGGAATGGTTATGCGGAGATCAAATTTCCTGGAGTGTTGACCGGCTTAAAATACCGCTTAAATGGAGGATACACCTATTTCCCTGAACGAAGGGGAAGTTATACAGGTAGGAAGGCCAACGATATGATTGGCACTGCAAGTAGCTTTAATGCATCAACAAACAGCTATACCATTGAAAATATACTAACCTACACCAAAGATATAGAAAAACATCATTTCGATTTTACCGCTTTGTACAGTTCTCAGGAACGTAAATACAATTCGACTACAGCAGGTGCAAGTGGCTTTATCAATGATGAATTAGGGCTTGATAATATTGCTGCAGGTGCAACACAAACCAGTGGGGCTTACCGCGATAGATATGGTCTGAATTCTCAAATGGGCCGTTTGTTTTATTCATACGACAGCCGTTATTTATTGACTTTAACAGCCCGTAGAGATGGTTCTTCGGTTTTCGGATCCAAAGCCGACAAATATGGCATATTTCCTTCGGCAGCAATAGGCTGGAACATTACAAACGAAGATTTTATGAAAAATGTGACTTTACTTAATAACCTGAAACTTCGCTTGTCTTATGGTAAAACTGGAAATGAAGCCGTATCGGTATACCGTACCATTACAACCGATGTAACAGGTCGTTCACCTTTTAACGGAATCAGTACAATTGGTGTTTTGGCGGGTAACCTGGGTAACAACGCACTGCATTGGGAAAGTACTAAAACAGCGAACATCGGCCTGGATTTTTCAATCCTGAAAAGTAGGATTAGCGGTACCATAGAGGCTTATCAAAATAAAACCACCGGCTTACTTTTAAATAGAAGTTTGCCAATTATTACCGGTTATACCCAGGTGCTTGATAACATTGGCAAAACTTCAAATAAGGGGCTGGAAATTACTTTAAATACCCAGAATGTTGCAGGGAAAGATTTCAAGTGGGAAACCACGATCGTTTTTGCAACGAATCGCAATAAAATTACCGATTTATATGGTGATGGAAAGGATGATGTAGGTAACAGATGGTTTATAGGTCACCCGATTAGTGTAGTATACGATTACCGGATGACCGGGGTTTGGCAAACCGGTGAGGATGTGTCTAAACAAGACCCAACGGCAAAACCAGGAAGCTTGAAGTTTGCAGATTTAAATGGTGATGGTAAAATCACCGGTGATGACAAAGAAATATTAGGACAAACGACACCAAAATGGACAGGAGGCTTAACCAATACTTTTCATTACAAAAACATCAATCTAAGTGTGCTCATTCAAACTGCTCAGGGAATGGTCAAAAATAATGTTGATTTAACTTATGGTGATGAAACAGGAAGAAGAAATACACCTGCCGAAATTGGTTATTGGACACCTGAAAACCAGAGTCAAACCAGGCCAGCCCTGTCTTATAATAATACCCTAGGTTATGGTTATGCATCCAATGCCAGTTATACGAGAATTAAAGATGCCACCTTAAGCTATGTTTTTCCACAATCTGTTTTGGATAAGCTTCATTTGGGTGGATTAACTGTTTATGCCAGTGGCCGAAACCTGTATACGTTTACAAAATGGGTAGGATGGGACCCTGAAAGTCTGCAAACTTCCAGAGGGATAATTAATACAAACACAGGTGAAGATTGGACAAACAATTATCCACTGACCCGCACTTTTGTATTCGGCTTAAATGTTTCATTACGTTAA